One part of the Brevundimonas subvibrioides ATCC 15264 genome encodes these proteins:
- a CDS encoding NAD-dependent epimerase/dehydratase family protein yields MKVLVLGGDGFCGWPTALHLSARGWDVTIVDNLSRRDIDVELGVQSLTPIGTIEDRIAAWKEVSGRDIGFVNLTVGKDFDGLVALVRAEKPDSVVHFAEQRAAPYSMKSARHKLYTVDNNINATNHLLAAIVESGLDVHLAHLGTMGVYGYTTAGLRIPEGYLTVTVQTDFGPTEQEILFPPNPGSIYHMTKTQDALLFQFYAKNDGVRITDLHQGIVWGAQTEETRLDERLINRFDYDGDYGTVLNRFLMQGALGYPLTVHGTGGQTRAFIHIQDTVRCVELALKNPPKRGERVKILNQMTESRRVRDLAALVADMTGAEIHNVANPRQEADENELVVANDQFRDLGLKPITLAEGLMGDVTDIARRYADRADCSKIPCVSAWNGARAEALKAAPADPCVASQAAFQTDSVRTKVVG; encoded by the coding sequence ATGAAGGTTCTGGTTCTGGGCGGAGATGGATTCTGCGGCTGGCCGACGGCGCTGCATCTGTCAGCACGGGGCTGGGACGTCACCATCGTCGACAACCTGAGCCGCCGCGATATCGACGTGGAACTGGGCGTCCAGTCCCTGACGCCGATCGGCACGATCGAGGACCGGATCGCGGCCTGGAAAGAGGTGTCCGGCCGCGACATCGGCTTCGTCAACCTCACCGTCGGCAAGGATTTCGACGGTCTCGTCGCCCTGGTCCGCGCCGAGAAACCCGACAGCGTGGTCCATTTCGCCGAGCAGCGCGCGGCCCCCTATTCGATGAAGTCGGCGCGGCACAAGCTCTACACCGTCGACAACAACATCAACGCGACCAACCACCTGCTGGCCGCGATCGTCGAGAGCGGTCTGGACGTCCACCTGGCGCACCTGGGGACCATGGGGGTCTACGGCTACACCACCGCCGGGCTGCGCATTCCCGAGGGCTATCTGACCGTCACCGTCCAGACGGATTTCGGTCCGACCGAGCAGGAGATCCTGTTCCCGCCCAATCCGGGCAGCATCTATCACATGACCAAGACCCAGGACGCCCTGCTGTTCCAGTTCTACGCGAAGAACGACGGGGTCCGGATCACGGACCTGCACCAGGGCATCGTCTGGGGAGCCCAGACCGAGGAGACGCGGCTGGACGAGCGGCTGATCAACCGCTTCGACTATGACGGCGACTACGGCACCGTCCTGAACCGGTTCCTGATGCAGGGCGCGCTGGGCTATCCGCTCACGGTGCACGGCACGGGCGGCCAGACGCGGGCCTTCATCCACATCCAGGACACGGTGCGCTGCGTCGAGCTGGCGCTGAAGAACCCGCCCAAGAGGGGCGAACGGGTCAAGATCCTGAACCAGATGACCGAGAGCCGCCGCGTGCGCGACCTGGCGGCCCTGGTGGCGGACATGACCGGGGCCGAGATCCACAACGTCGCCAATCCGAGGCAGGAGGCCGACGAGAACGAGCTGGTGGTCGCCAACGACCAGTTCCGCGACCTGGGTCTGAAGCCGATCACCCTGGCCGAGGGGCTGATGGGCGACGTCACCGACATCGCGCGCCGCTACGCCGACCGGGCCGACTGTTCCAAGATTCCGTGCGTATCGGCCTGGAACGGGGCGCGGGCTGAGGCTCTGAAAGCCGCGCCGGCCGATCCCTGCGTCGCGAGCCAGGCCGCGTTCCAGACCGACTCCGTCCGGACCAAGGTCGTCGGCTGA
- a CDS encoding SDR family oxidoreductase encodes MASPSLLIFGAGYLGISAAREAQRRGMTAAATSRDPARRASLEAEGIAPVDPLDDAAMQAAVVNASAILITAPPDARGCPGLRALSPALSASGAYPDWIGYVSSTAVYGDRAGGWVFEDDALNAASLEGARRVRAEADWLDAGRGMGLTVQIFRLPGIYGPGRSVVDRLRDGSARIVRKPGQIFNRVHVEDAVGGMFASIARPRPGGTYNLCDDEPSSADVVMSWAADRMGLPSPPEVEWTDPSVSDAMRRFYLDSKRISNARAKAELGWQPMYPTWREGLEAQLTV; translated from the coding sequence ATGGCGTCCCCATCCCTGCTGATCTTCGGGGCCGGCTATCTGGGCATCTCCGCTGCGCGCGAGGCCCAGCGGCGCGGTATGACGGCCGCCGCGACGTCACGCGACCCGGCGCGCCGGGCGTCGCTGGAGGCCGAGGGCATCGCGCCCGTCGATCCGCTGGACGACGCAGCGATGCAGGCCGCGGTCGTGAACGCGTCGGCGATCCTTATTACCGCGCCGCCGGACGCGCGCGGCTGTCCCGGTCTGCGGGCGCTGTCGCCAGCCCTGAGCGCCAGCGGCGCCTATCCCGACTGGATCGGCTATGTCTCCTCCACCGCCGTCTATGGCGACCGCGCCGGCGGCTGGGTGTTCGAGGATGACGCCCTGAACGCCGCCAGCCTGGAAGGGGCCCGTCGCGTCCGGGCCGAGGCCGACTGGCTGGACGCCGGGCGCGGCATGGGGCTGACCGTGCAGATCTTCCGTCTGCCGGGTATCTACGGCCCCGGCCGTTCGGTCGTGGACCGGCTGCGCGACGGCTCGGCCCGCATCGTCAGAAAGCCCGGCCAGATCTTCAACCGCGTCCATGTCGAGGACGCCGTGGGCGGGATGTTCGCCTCCATCGCCCGCCCGCGCCCGGGAGGTACCTACAATCTGTGCGACGACGAGCCGTCGTCCGCCGACGTGGTCATGAGCTGGGCCGCCGATCGCATGGGCCTGCCCAGCCCGCCAGAGGTCGAGTGGACCGATCCCTCGGTCTCCGACGCCATGCGCAGGTTCTACCTCGACAGCAAACGCATCTCGAACGCACGGGCCAAGGCCGAGCTGGGCTGGCAGCCGATGTACCCGACGTGGCGCGAGGGGCTGGAGGCGCAGCTGACCGTCTAG
- a CDS encoding DUF1134 domain-containing protein — MHRRHLIQTGFAATAMTALGACATAPQQQPNEPQYPIASDTTAPAYTSDELVAAGSRELGIAAEAMGAAIEKIFADQGDRPTAYIAGEEGAGAAVVGLRYGRGALHMKDLSASQEVFWQGISVGWDVGGNASRVFTLVYGLYAPDAIYRRYPGVEGSAYLVGGVGVNYQRADGIVLAPVRTGVGLRLGANVGTMAYSRQRNLLPF, encoded by the coding sequence ATGCACCGCCGCCACCTGATCCAGACCGGCTTCGCCGCGACGGCCATGACCGCTCTCGGCGCCTGCGCCACCGCCCCGCAGCAGCAGCCGAACGAGCCCCAGTATCCGATCGCCTCGGACACCACGGCCCCCGCCTACACCTCCGACGAACTGGTCGCCGCCGGCTCGCGCGAGCTGGGCATCGCGGCCGAGGCCATGGGCGCGGCCATCGAGAAGATCTTCGCCGACCAGGGCGACCGCCCCACCGCCTATATCGCGGGCGAGGAAGGGGCCGGGGCCGCCGTCGTCGGTCTGCGTTATGGCCGCGGGGCCCTGCACATGAAGGACCTGTCGGCTTCGCAGGAAGTGTTCTGGCAGGGAATCTCGGTCGGCTGGGACGTCGGCGGCAATGCCAGCCGCGTGTTCACCCTGGTCTATGGCCTCTATGCGCCCGACGCGATCTACCGCCGCTATCCGGGGGTCGAGGGCTCGGCCTATCTGGTCGGGGGCGTGGGGGTGAATTACCAGCGCGCCGACGGTATCGTCCTGGCCCCGGTCCGCACCGGCGTCGGCCTGCGGCTGGGGGCCAACGTCGGCACCATGGCCTACAGCCGCCAGCGGAACCTGCTGCCCTTCTAG
- a CDS encoding TIGR00645 family protein, whose protein sequence is MGLKPRIETAFERLLFQSRWLMAPFYVGLALALAMLLAVFVAELFYYVPQAFVIGERMDSNDAILAVLTLVDLSLAGNLLLIVMFSGYENFVSKLDLDGETDRPPWMGTVDFSGLKMKLIASIVAISGIQLLKVFMNIGKPGYPLDEAAMMWGVIIHLTFVVSGVLLALMDWLTAKTDKH, encoded by the coding sequence ATGGGGCTGAAGCCACGCATCGAGACGGCGTTCGAGCGCCTTCTGTTCCAGTCGCGCTGGCTGATGGCCCCCTTCTACGTCGGACTGGCGCTCGCGCTCGCCATGCTGCTCGCCGTCTTCGTGGCCGAGTTGTTCTACTATGTGCCGCAGGCCTTCGTGATCGGCGAGCGGATGGATTCGAACGACGCGATCCTGGCCGTCCTGACCCTGGTCGACCTGTCGCTGGCCGGAAATCTGCTGCTGATCGTGATGTTCTCGGGCTACGAGAACTTCGTCTCCAAACTGGATCTGGACGGCGAGACGGACCGGCCGCCGTGGATGGGCACGGTCGATTTCTCGGGCCTGAAGATGAAGCTGATCGCCTCCATCGTGGCGATCTCGGGCATCCAGCTGCTCAAGGTGTTCATGAACATCGGCAAGCCCGGCTACCCGCTGGACGAGGCGGCCATGATGTGGGGCGTCATCATCCACCTGACCTTCGTGGTCTCGGGCGTGCTGCTGGCCCTGATGGACTGGCTGACGGCGAAAACCGACAAGCACTGA
- the pheT gene encoding phenylalanine--tRNA ligase subunit beta, whose amino-acid sequence MKFTLSWLKDHLETTASAAGVAEAMTMAGLEVEHVADPTVALAPFTVAKIVSAERHPNADRLQVCQVETIDGMKEIVCGAPNARAGLTTIYAPIGAWVPGLGVTLVEKPVRGVVSNGMLCSASELQLADESDGIQELPPEIPVGTPVAKLFGAEPVIDFEVTPNRPDWLGVAGIARDLAAAGVGTLKHFDIAVVRGAYPCPISVRLDAPEMCPVFAGRVIRGVSNGPSPAWLQTRLQAIGLRSINRLVDVTNLIAYDRARPLHVYDVGKLVGTEIVVRAGQVSAGSEHIAAGTPEQLIALDGKTYGVDPTMCVIADAMGERPIGLGGVMGGESTGCSDETTDVFLESAWFDPLVTAQTGRSLTINSDAQYRFARGVDPVSVTPGLELATRLILDLCGGEPSEIVFVGEPPASPAPFAFDPAYVKQLSGMDLSEDRIGTILSQLGFLVQAAPAGAAGPWIVTPPSWRRDVGGKADLVEEVTRIHGFQHLPATPLPDQGAPSKGVLNPRQTRVRIARRALAALGYSEAVTWSFTRRDIATLFGGGDERLIVDNPIASDLDCMRPSVLPNLIQAAARNAARGHADVALFEIGPIYLGDRPTDQRTVISGLVSARAARHWAGSGEDALFGLKGDLMSVLEAIGAPVGSLQLAQGSNRDWWHPGRSARLQLGPKTVIAEFGALHPRVLKGLDADGPLLAFEIILDAVPEPKSKPTKARGNADLPNLMPLTRDFAFVVAEDRAAGDLVRAVQGADKALITDVRVFDVYRGPGVDDGSKSVALEVVVQPREATLTDADIEALSTRIVTAAEKTGARLRG is encoded by the coding sequence GTGAAGTTCACGCTCTCCTGGCTGAAAGACCACCTCGAGACGACCGCCTCCGCCGCCGGGGTGGCCGAGGCCATGACCATGGCCGGCCTGGAGGTCGAACATGTCGCCGACCCCACCGTCGCGCTCGCGCCGTTCACCGTGGCGAAGATCGTCTCGGCGGAGCGTCACCCGAACGCAGACCGGCTTCAGGTCTGCCAGGTCGAGACCATCGACGGCATGAAGGAAATCGTCTGCGGCGCGCCGAACGCGCGGGCGGGCCTGACCACCATCTATGCGCCGATCGGAGCCTGGGTCCCCGGCCTGGGCGTCACCCTGGTCGAGAAGCCGGTGCGCGGCGTGGTCTCGAACGGCATGCTGTGCTCGGCCTCCGAGCTGCAGCTGGCCGACGAGAGCGACGGCATCCAGGAGCTGCCGCCCGAGATCCCGGTCGGCACGCCGGTGGCGAAACTGTTCGGGGCCGAGCCGGTCATCGACTTCGAGGTCACGCCGAACCGGCCCGACTGGCTGGGCGTCGCGGGCATAGCCCGCGATCTGGCGGCGGCGGGCGTGGGCACGCTGAAGCATTTCGACATCGCGGTGGTGCGTGGGGCCTATCCCTGCCCGATCTCGGTGCGGCTGGATGCGCCGGAGATGTGCCCCGTGTTCGCCGGTCGCGTGATCCGCGGCGTGTCGAACGGGCCCTCTCCCGCCTGGCTTCAGACGCGGCTGCAGGCCATCGGGCTGCGGTCGATCAACCGGCTGGTCGATGTCACCAATCTGATTGCCTACGACCGCGCCCGGCCGCTGCACGTCTATGACGTGGGCAAGCTGGTCGGGACTGAGATCGTCGTGCGCGCCGGCCAGGTGTCCGCCGGCAGCGAACACATTGCGGCCGGGACGCCCGAGCAGCTGATCGCCCTGGACGGCAAGACCTATGGCGTCGATCCGACCATGTGCGTGATCGCCGACGCCATGGGCGAACGCCCCATCGGCCTGGGCGGGGTCATGGGCGGGGAATCGACCGGCTGTTCTGACGAGACCACGGACGTCTTCCTGGAGAGCGCCTGGTTCGATCCCTTGGTCACGGCCCAGACCGGCCGCAGCCTGACGATCAACTCCGACGCCCAGTATCGGTTCGCCCGCGGCGTCGATCCGGTCTCGGTCACGCCGGGGCTGGAACTGGCGACGCGGCTGATCCTGGACCTGTGCGGCGGCGAACCGTCCGAGATCGTCTTCGTCGGCGAACCCCCGGCCAGCCCGGCCCCCTTCGCCTTCGACCCCGCCTATGTGAAGCAGCTGTCGGGCATGGACCTGTCCGAGGACCGGATCGGCACCATCCTCAGCCAGCTGGGCTTCCTGGTGCAGGCGGCCCCCGCCGGCGCGGCCGGCCCCTGGATCGTGACGCCTCCGTCGTGGCGTCGCGACGTGGGCGGCAAGGCCGACCTGGTCGAGGAGGTCACCCGCATCCACGGCTTCCAGCACCTGCCCGCCACCCCCCTGCCCGATCAGGGCGCGCCGTCGAAGGGCGTGCTCAACCCGCGCCAGACCCGCGTGCGGATCGCGCGCCGTGCGCTGGCGGCGCTGGGCTATTCGGAAGCCGTGACCTGGTCGTTCACGCGCCGGGACATCGCGACGCTCTTCGGCGGGGGTGACGAGCGCCTGATCGTCGACAACCCCATCGCCTCCGACCTGGACTGCATGCGACCCTCGGTCCTGCCGAACCTGATCCAGGCGGCGGCGCGCAATGCCGCGCGGGGCCATGCCGACGTCGCCCTGTTCGAGATCGGCCCCATCTATCTCGGCGACCGGCCGACCGATCAACGGACTGTGATCTCAGGTCTGGTCTCCGCCCGCGCCGCGCGCCACTGGGCCGGTTCGGGCGAGGATGCCCTGTTCGGCCTGAAGGGCGACCTGATGAGCGTGCTGGAGGCCATCGGCGCGCCGGTCGGATCGCTGCAGCTGGCCCAGGGCTCCAACCGCGACTGGTGGCATCCGGGCCGGTCCGCCCGTCTGCAGCTGGGCCCCAAGACCGTGATCGCCGAGTTCGGCGCGTTGCATCCGCGCGTGCTCAAGGGTCTCGACGCTGACGGCCCCCTGCTGGCGTTCGAGATCATTCTGGACGCGGTGCCCGAGCCGAAATCGAAACCGACCAAGGCGCGCGGCAACGCCGACCTGCCCAATCTGATGCCCCTGACCCGCGACTTCGCCTTCGTCGTGGCCGAGGACCGGGCGGCCGGCGATCTGGTGCGGGCGGTGCAGGGCGCGGACAAGGCCCTGATCACGGATGTGCGCGTGTTCGACGTCTATCGTGGACCCGGCGTGGACGACGGGTCGAAGTCGGTGGCCCTCGAGGTCGTCGTCCAGCCGCGCGAAGCCACCTTGACCGACGCGGATATCGAGGCACTCTCGACCCGCATCGTCACGGCGGCCGAAAAGACCGGGGCGCGTCTGAGGGGGTAG
- the pheS gene encoding phenylalanine--tRNA ligase subunit alpha, with product MTDLAALELDLINAIGAATTVAEVEAVRVAALGKTGAISGLLKGMGAMSPDERREQGPVINGLRDRVTSAIAEKKAGLEAAELDARLQAERIDLSLPARPRRKGGVHPTMQVMDEMIALFAEMGFAVAEGPDIEDDFHNFTALNFPPKHPARETHDTFFLRPDPETGERKVLRTHTSPVQVRTMMSQEPPIRIVAPGRTFRKDSDATHTPMFHQIEGLVIGRDIHMGHLKTTLETFVARFFELDGVDARFRPHHFPFTEPSAEMDIRCDRSGGKLVLNEGTDWLEILGCGMVHPNVLKSCGIDPDQWQGFAFGMGVDRMAMLKYGVPDLRPMFEADVRWLAHYGFSAFAAPNPSSGLS from the coding sequence ATGACCGACCTCGCTGCTCTCGAACTCGACCTGATCAACGCCATCGGCGCTGCCACCACCGTGGCGGAGGTCGAGGCCGTGCGCGTCGCGGCGCTGGGCAAGACCGGCGCGATCTCGGGCCTCCTCAAGGGCATGGGGGCCATGAGCCCGGACGAACGCCGCGAGCAGGGGCCCGTCATCAACGGCCTGCGCGACCGCGTGACCTCGGCGATAGCCGAGAAAAAGGCCGGGCTGGAGGCCGCCGAGTTGGATGCGCGCCTGCAGGCCGAGCGGATCGACCTGAGCCTGCCGGCCCGTCCGCGTCGCAAGGGAGGTGTCCACCCCACCATGCAGGTGATGGACGAGATGATCGCCCTGTTCGCGGAGATGGGGTTCGCGGTCGCCGAAGGGCCGGACATCGAGGACGACTTTCACAACTTCACGGCCCTGAACTTCCCGCCCAAGCATCCGGCCCGCGAGACCCACGACACCTTCTTCCTGAGGCCCGACCCCGAGACGGGCGAGCGCAAGGTCCTGCGCACCCACACCAGCCCGGTCCAGGTGCGCACGATGATGAGCCAGGAGCCGCCGATCCGCATCGTCGCGCCTGGACGGACCTTCCGGAAGGATTCCGACGCGACCCACACGCCCATGTTCCACCAGATCGAGGGTCTGGTGATCGGCCGGGACATCCACATGGGTCACCTGAAGACGACCCTGGAGACTTTCGTCGCGCGCTTCTTCGAGCTGGACGGCGTCGACGCGCGGTTCCGGCCGCACCATTTCCCCTTCACCGAGCCGTCGGCCGAGATGGACATCCGCTGCGACCGTTCGGGCGGCAAGCTGGTGCTGAACGAAGGCACCGACTGGCTCGAGATCCTCGGCTGCGGCATGGTGCATCCCAATGTCCTGAAAAGCTGCGGCATCGACCCGGACCAATGGCAGGGCTTCGCCTTCGGCATGGGCGTGGACCGGATGGCCATGCTGAAATACGGCGTGCCGGATCTGCGCCCCATGTTCGAGGCCGACGTCCGCTGGCTGGCCCACTACGGCTTCTCGGCCTTCGCGGCCCCCAACCCTTCCAGCGGACTGAGCTGA
- a CDS encoding cold-shock protein codes for MATGTVKWYNSTKGYGFIEPSDGGKDVFVHVSAVEGAGMNGLNEGQKVSYEVEKDRRTGKESAGQLKAAE; via the coding sequence ATGGCTACCGGCACTGTCAAATGGTACAACTCCACTAAAGGCTACGGCTTCATCGAGCCCTCGGACGGCGGCAAGGACGTGTTCGTTCACGTTTCCGCCGTTGAAGGCGCTGGCATGAACGGCCTGAACGAAGGCCAGAAGGTCTCGTACGAAGTCGAAAAAGATCGCCGCACCGGTAAGGAATCGGCAGGTCAACTGAAGGCCGCCGAATAG
- a CDS encoding YihY/virulence factor BrkB family protein, with amino-acid sequence MGAVAGGLAAGAGAAHLIYSQGHRYGLELRRERPAPTPVKPPTPEALDLMAPRRGRLAQRPAHIPAKGWIDIVWRVVNGYFNDQVGFVAGGVTFLMLLSLFPTLAAFVTVYGLFADPADASARIQFLYSFLPANVAGFLAQELTRLAAGSTGSLTFTLIWTLALSLWTANNGVKTLFHGINVAYHEVEKRDFVQYNLLCFAFTLSGLAAVLLSAALVVGVPIFLGLFGLADDWERLAPLRWPMLFAIYVLTLVTMYRFGPSRTRARIRWLVPGALFAASVSVFISFAFSWYLTTFVRMDSYGPLATAMGFLLWVWLSVQVVLMGAKLNAEIEHQTAMDTTVLRGADIGARGAMMADTVGSPQASREVVAFTRRQAAMVGRMMGRGPKTPPA; translated from the coding sequence GTGGGCGCCGTCGCCGGTGGCCTCGCCGCCGGAGCGGGTGCCGCGCATCTGATCTACAGCCAGGGACACCGGTACGGACTCGAACTGCGGCGCGAGCGGCCCGCCCCGACGCCGGTCAAGCCTCCGACCCCGGAGGCGCTGGACCTGATGGCCCCCCGGCGCGGGCGTCTCGCGCAGAGACCCGCCCACATTCCGGCCAAGGGCTGGATCGACATCGTCTGGCGCGTGGTCAACGGCTATTTCAACGACCAGGTCGGGTTCGTCGCGGGCGGCGTCACCTTCCTGATGCTGCTGTCGCTGTTCCCGACGCTGGCCGCCTTCGTAACCGTCTATGGGCTGTTCGCGGATCCGGCCGACGCCTCGGCCCGCATCCAGTTCCTGTACTCCTTCCTGCCGGCGAACGTGGCGGGCTTCCTGGCCCAGGAACTGACCCGGCTGGCGGCCGGCTCGACCGGATCGCTGACCTTCACACTGATCTGGACCCTGGCCCTGTCGCTGTGGACCGCGAACAACGGGGTCAAGACGCTGTTCCACGGCATCAACGTCGCCTACCACGAGGTCGAGAAACGCGATTTCGTGCAGTACAACCTGCTGTGTTTCGCCTTCACCCTGTCGGGACTGGCCGCGGTCCTGCTGAGCGCCGCCCTGGTCGTCGGCGTGCCGATCTTTCTGGGGCTGTTCGGCCTGGCCGACGACTGGGAGCGACTGGCCCCCCTGCGCTGGCCCATGCTATTCGCTATCTATGTTCTGACGCTGGTCACCATGTACCGGTTCGGACCCAGCCGCACCCGGGCGCGCATCCGCTGGCTGGTGCCCGGCGCGCTGTTCGCGGCCAGCGTCAGCGTCTTCATCTCGTTCGCCTTCAGCTGGTACCTGACGACCTTCGTGCGGATGGACTCCTACGGGCCGCTGGCGACGGCCATGGGTTTCCTGCTGTGGGTCTGGCTGTCGGTGCAGGTCGTCCTGATGGGTGCCAAGCTGAACGCCGAGATCGAGCATCAGACGGCCATGGACACCACCGTGCTGCGCGGGGCCGACATCGGCGCGCGCGGGGCCATGATGGCCGACACCGTCGGTTCGCCGCAGGCCAGTCGCGAGGTCGTGGCCTTCACCCGGCGACAGGCGGCAATGGTGGGGCGCATGATGGGCCGCGGTCCCAAGACGCCCCCCGCCTGA
- a CDS encoding MOSC domain-containing protein has product MPDANPATIAALYRHPVKGFTPEPLDEALLGAGEAFPGDRLRAIEIGPSGFDPAAPAHISKMRFTVLARLPQMARVRTQWDEPTDTLTVSAPGAADLVVRLGLAVDDRRLEAWLTDVLGEEATAPLRLLDGQGHRFMDDPSGAVSVLNLASVRDLSQRLEVEVDPLRFRANVWVEGWPAWIENDWTGRDLRLGGARLKVVKPIVRCVATHANPVTGTRDIDVVSALHDLYGHRWCGLYLSVEAGGAVRPGDRAELI; this is encoded by the coding sequence GTGCCAGACGCAAATCCCGCAACGATCGCCGCCCTGTATCGGCATCCGGTCAAGGGCTTCACGCCCGAGCCGCTGGACGAGGCCTTGCTGGGCGCGGGGGAGGCCTTTCCCGGAGACCGCCTGCGCGCCATCGAGATCGGCCCGTCCGGTTTCGATCCGGCCGCTCCCGCCCACATCTCGAAAATGCGGTTCACCGTTCTGGCACGCTTGCCGCAGATGGCACGGGTCCGCACGCAGTGGGATGAGCCGACCGATACGCTGACCGTTTCGGCTCCGGGCGCAGCCGACCTGGTCGTGCGGCTGGGGCTGGCCGTGGATGATCGCCGCCTGGAAGCCTGGCTGACCGATGTCCTGGGCGAGGAGGCGACGGCCCCTCTGCGCCTGCTCGACGGGCAAGGCCACCGGTTCATGGATGACCCGTCCGGGGCCGTCTCGGTACTGAACCTGGCCAGCGTGCGCGACCTTTCGCAGCGCCTGGAGGTCGAGGTCGATCCCCTGCGGTTCCGGGCCAATGTCTGGGTCGAGGGTTGGCCCGCCTGGATCGAGAACGACTGGACCGGCCGCGATCTGAGACTGGGAGGCGCGAGGCTGAAGGTGGTCAAGCCGATCGTCCGCTGCGTCGCGACCCATGCGAACCCCGTGACCGGAACCCGCGACATCGATGTGGTTTCCGCTCTCCATGACCTTTATGGCCACCGCTGGTGCGGCCTCTATCTTTCGGTCGAGGCCGGCGGCGCCGTGCGCCCCGGCGACCGCGCGGAGCTGATCTGA
- the prmC gene encoding peptide chain release factor N(5)-glutamine methyltransferase, protein MTDTPTLVSAWKAAQGELKAARIDSPAIDARLLLEAASGASRLDILTDPHRPLTPDQQAALAGYLERRLRREPVSRILGRKGFWKIMLNVTPDVLSPRPDTETILDVAMLAFEPAQAFNVIDLGTGSGAILLAVLSERPGSHGVGTDISSEALAVARENAANLGLDGRATFLRTEWAAGFGDASFDLVVSNPPYIPSGDIPGLDPEVRDHDPVLALDGGPDGLQAYRDLAPEIARILKPGGVFAVEIGWDQGPQVKALFEAAGLTDVKVVKDLGDRHRVVTNGPDPRTTPIRAS, encoded by the coding sequence ATGACCGATACCCCGACCCTCGTCTCTGCCTGGAAGGCCGCGCAAGGCGAACTGAAAGCCGCGCGCATCGACAGCCCGGCCATCGATGCCCGTCTGTTGCTGGAAGCGGCCTCGGGCGCGTCGCGCCTGGACATCCTGACCGATCCACACCGCCCGTTGACGCCCGATCAGCAGGCCGCCCTGGCCGGCTATCTGGAGCGCCGCCTGAGGCGCGAGCCGGTCTCGCGCATCCTGGGCCGCAAGGGGTTCTGGAAGATCATGCTGAACGTCACGCCCGACGTCCTCAGCCCACGCCCGGATACGGAAACCATTCTCGACGTCGCCATGCTGGCCTTCGAGCCGGCGCAGGCCTTCAATGTGATCGACCTGGGGACCGGTTCGGGGGCGATCCTGCTGGCGGTCCTGTCCGAACGGCCCGGGTCCCACGGCGTCGGCACCGACATCTCGTCCGAGGCGCTCGCTGTCGCCCGGGAAAACGCGGCCAATCTGGGTCTGGACGGCCGCGCCACCTTCCTGCGCACCGAATGGGCGGCCGGATTCGGCGATGCCAGTTTCGATCTGGTCGTGTCCAACCCGCCCTATATTCCGTCCGGCGACATTCCTGGTCTGGATCCGGAAGTCCGCGATCACGATCCGGTCCTGGCGCTCGATGGCGGGCCCGACGGTCTGCAGGCCTATCGTGACCTCGCCCCCGAGATCGCCCGCATCCTGAAGCCCGGGGGGGTTTTCGCCGTCGAGATCGGCTGGGACCAGGGGCCGCAGGTCAAGGCCCTGTTCGAGGCCGCCGGCCTGACGGACGTCAAGGTCGTCAAGGATCTGGGCGATCGCCACCGGGTGGTCACCAACGGTCCGGACCCCAGGACAACGCCGATCCGCGCATCGTAA